The genomic interval CATCCCTAAGCGGTGTGCCGCCTCTACAAATGCCTCAAAAAGATCATCAGCGCTCATATCAAGGGCGGGATCGACCAGTTCGGGGTCGATCTCATAGGGGTTACGGATGGCGTAAGGCGAGCCGAGATTGCCCTTGCGTCCATCTTGCCCAATGGTTGTAATAGGCAAGAGATGAACGGTATTGAAGCCCATGTAGTTCAAAAAGGGTAGGATAGCGATGCACTTCAGAAGTGTCCCTGTCTCCCGCCAGCCGTCGGGGTTCACCCCTAGCTGCAACTGGTCATCGTCGTTGTGATCGAAGGCTGTTGTATAGCGCGGAAAAAGGTTGTAAACCAGCGCCCGCCGCGTCCATTCCCCACCCCATCCCTCAAGGAGGGGGGTAGGTGGGTGGTCGAGGATCGCCTGAAGGCGCGATTGGTAAAATGTATAAGGATCAACCAACACGGCGTCTGTCGTCGTGAAATCAACCCACAAACCGGGAACATAGTAAGGGACATCAACCCGCCGCCGCATGACGGCAAGCTGATGAATGATGGTTTGAAGTTTGGACATTCAAGATCGCTTTGGATTCAACAAAGGGCAGAAAGGGACAACGCATCACGCCGCTAAAATACCCTAGAAGCGCAGCAGTCCCCGTAAGAGATCGAAGAACACCCCAGGCGTGGGAGTGATCGTCGCGGCGGCAGGTTCGCGGATCAATTGGAGGATGCTCCCCCCCGCCACCAACACCGCCACGGCGACAGCGGCAAAATAAAGGAAGGTGATGATGTTCAGCACCCACCCCACTGCAATGAAATAGCCGTCGCGCTGGAGGATGCCCGCCCCCAAGAGCAGTAACCCCCAACCGGGCAGAAAGTTCGAGAGCGGCAAAACGGGCAAAGGGAGAATCAACAACACCCCACCGGCAAACAACATCAACCCATTCAGGCGATTGACCGCCGACGAGCCAGACAAACCCAAAAGGCGCGGGCGAATCAGCCCTTCAATGCGGTGGATCAATGCCGCGCCGCGCTTTAAGACAGGGATCAGTTGCTCCCGTTTTACCGCCCGTTTCATCAGAAAGGCGGGCAGCCAGGGGACGCGATTCAGGATAATCCCAACGCTGATCAGCATGATGATCGCCCCAAAGACGGTGCTGATGCCGGGGAGCGGGAGCGGCGTGAGGAAGGGAATCGTCAGAATCATGATGAACAGAATCAAGCCCTGTTCGCCAACAAGGGCGAGAAGCTGCCGAACGGTGATCTCCCCTTCGCCCTCGGAAACCTCTGTGGCAATCGATTCAAGCGTTGCCGAGAGGCTCATTTTTGTATCTTGGAATTGAACAGACATACCCTGTACTTTCTGGTGATTGTTTCTTGTGGCGCGGGTGCGCAGGCAAACGGGGAAGAAGTATATCCCCTGATGCCCGTTCAAACAAACTAGATGTTACGCAGTTGCCCTCATCCCCCTGCGACCCGCCTTCGGCGTGTACCCGCTCTCCCACCGGGAGAAGGGGGAATCCATTTTTTGAGGGGTAAGCCCTCTCAAACGTCCCCTTTCGATGAATACAGGGTAAACACGTTCAACTGTGTAAGTCCTACAAACGCCAAAGACGAACAGCACTCATTGCGGGGAATAATCCCTATTCCTTTTCGTATACACCCTCCAGTGAGCATACCTATCAGGGGAGAAGAAGTTTGGGGTTCACGAACACTGCGGATTCAGGTAGGATAGCTCATCAAACTCCAGAGGCACATGAACCCAGTCAGCCTCATGCGCCGCAAATGCCTTAGCGAAAGTGAGTGTTGTCATGAATGGTCACGATCTCCTCACGCTTGGCTTTCCAGAGGGAAAGATTATTGGTCTGGCGCTGCGGGCGGTGAGCAAAGCAGCAGAGGACGGCACTCCTGAGATGGACATTCGGCGCACGCTAGAGGCACTCCTCAATGATCCCACGTCCTATGGTGATGATCCCCTATATGGCGAGGTAGCCCGCTTGCTGATCGATTACATGACGCCCTCGGCACAACCCAACTTGCAAACCTATGCCCCCTACGCCATTTGGGGGAAACAAGGGATCGATCCGGGGGCGATCACCCAGATGGAACGTGCTGTGCGCTTACCCATCTCGGTGCGGGGGGCGCTGATGCCCGATGCCCACGTAGGCTATGGATTGCCTGTCGGCGGTGTGCTGGCGACACACAATGCGGTGATTCCCTACGCAGTGGGCGTTGATATTGCCTGTCGAATGCGCCTGACGATTTTTGACACGACACCCCATATCATGGAGCAGAAACGCGACAAATTTCGCAAACTGCTGGAGACCCTCACCTGTTTTGGAACGGGGCAGACATGGGACACACCGCGTCACCACCCCGTGATGGACGATCCCGTATGGCGCGAACACTCCCTTATCGGGCGCTTTAAGGACACCGCCTGGAAGCAGCTTGGGACAAGCGGTTCGGGAAACCATTTTGTGGAGTTTGGCAGCCTCTCGGTGAACGAACCGTTTGCCCTTCCCTCAGGGCAAGAACTCGCCACAGGGAAGTACCTTGCCCTGCTCAGCCATAGCGGAAGCCGCCGTTTGGGGTTCGAGATTGCCAACCATTACACCGAAATTGCCATGAACAAATGGGCGTCGCTGCCGAAGGATTACCAACACCTTGCATGGCTAGATTTAAACTCAGGCGCGGGAGAGGAATATTGGGTGGCGATGGAACTTGCCGGGCGCTATGCCAGCGCCAACCACGCGATCATCCATGAGCAGATTATCGATGCCCTTCGGTTTGACGTGTTGGGGGGGGTTGAAAATCACCATAACTTTGCATGGAAGGAAATTATTGAAGGGCAGACGTTGATTGTCCACCGCAAAGGGGCAACACCCGCTGGTGAGGGCTTTCTCGGCGTGATTCCAGGGAGCATGATTGCCCCCGGCTATGTCGTGCGGGGGCGGGGGAAGGCAGAGTCGCTCTTTAGCGCGGCGCACGGAGCGGGGCGAAAAATGAGCCGTCGTGAGGCATTCGGGCGCTTTGATTGGGATGCCCTCAAGCGGAACTTGAAGCGGCAGAATGTCGAACTGCTTTCGGCGGGGTTGGATGAAGCCCCCGGCGCATACAAAGACATTGAACAGGTCATGGCGGCACAGGCAGATCTTGTAACAACGCTTGCCGAGTTCCAGCCGCGCATGGTCAAGATGGATGGTTCAACGGGGAAAAACTACGCCCCAGAAGATTAATCCTTCGTTGCCGTGTAATTGGTTGGAGGGGGTGAGGAATTACCCCCCCGAAAGCCCGCCATCGACACAGACCGCCTGCCCGGTGATGAACGATGCCGCCTCAGAGAGCAAAAAAATCCCCATCGCTGCCGCTTCGTCAGGCGTCCCAAGCCGTTGCATCGGGTTTGTGGGCGTACTTTCTGCCCCGTCTTCTTCAATCTCTGCCACACAGAGCGCATTCACTCTCACCTTCAGGGGCGCAAGCTCCCCCGCTGCCTGACGGGTGAGGGCAATCAGTCCGGCTTTGCTGGCGACATACGCCGCCTGATTGGGGCGTGTACGCGCTAACCCATAGACGCTGGCAAGGTTTAAAATTGCCCCGCCGCCTTCTTCTGCCATCACCCGCCCGGCAAGCTGCATCCCATAAAAGGCGGCGGTCAGGTTGACCTCTAGGATACGCCGCCAATCGTAATCGTCCAGTTTTAGAAACGAGGATGCCCGCAGCACACCTGCCGCGTTGACAAATAGATGAAGGTGCGTAAAGGAATCGCGCATCGTTTCGATAAATCCCGCCATTTGGAATTTATTTGATATATCTGCCGCCCAGGGGAGCGCCCGCCCGCCGGCGTTCGTGATCGTCTCGGCAAGGGCATCGGCGCGATCTGGATTAATGTCGTTGACGCCCACCGCCGCACCCGCTGCGGCAAGGCGGAGCGCCAGCGCTCGCCCCACCCCTTCCCCCGCTCCGGTAACGAGAGCAACCTTCCCTTTTAGGTCGAAGGTGACGCCCGAAAACCCCGATGAGTATTTTGTGTGTGCCAATTTTGTCACAAACCTTGCCTTTTAATTGTTAGGATTGGTAAACTAGTTATGAACTGTTTCCCACCTCGTCAGATTAGGATGTGTAATGGTGTCGAAGATGACCTCAGCAAAAACGTCCCTTAAATGCCCTGACTGCGCACATGAAAATATGCCGGGGGCGTTAATCTGTGCGAAGTGTTTTGCTTTGCTGGTAAGCGGAGTCCCTGCCGAAACATCAACCTTTATTCGCACCGGAAAAACAAAAGACCTTCCCGCACAACCGCCCGGCATTGCCACAGGCTCGTTATCCGCGCCCCAGCATCCGAATGCTGTTTCTTTGTACATCGCCAATACAAGCACACCGCTTGTGTTGTATATCCCCGATCAGGTCGTCTTGGGGCGTTATACAGCAAACCAGAACTCATCCATGCCCCTTGCCGATCTGACGCCGTACAAAGCCTATGGCTATGGGGTCTCGCGCCAGCACGCCCTTTTAAAACGAACGGGGAAGGGCTTGTGTGTGGAAGATTTGGCAAGTGCGAACGGCACATTTTTGAATGGGACGCGCCTGCCTCCCAACGCGCCGACGCTCATCCATAAAGGGGATCGTCTGACATTGGGACAATTGGAGATGGAAATCTACCTTTCAGAGGGGTAATCCCCTTTGTGTTGTTCTTGGCGAATTGCCTTTACACACCTTAGCCGGGCGGCACAAGATTAACCACCGTCACCCCATCGCCGCCTTCTTTTTCTTCTCCCCGTGTGTATTTGCTCACCAGCGGATGGGCATGCAGTACGTCACGAATTGCCTTGCGGAGCGCCCCCGTCCCTTTCCCATGAATGATCCGCACAAAGGGCAAGCCCGCCATGTATGCGGCGTCAAGGTAGCCATCGACCTTCTCTAGGGCATCTTCCACCCGTGCTCCCCGTAGATCAAGCTCTAGTCCGGGGGACGCTCCGCGCTCGGAGCGGTTTTCCCGCGCCTTTTCTTTCCGTTCGCTCTCACCCCGCCGCTCTACTTCGTCCAGTTTTGCCCGCACGCGCAAGCGCCCTACTGCTACCTCAATGTCTGACGCCGTGACTTCCGTCACCTCGCCCTCTGCCTTCAGAGGCAGCACCCACACGCGCTCACCCAGACGGTACTTTGGCGCATCATCTTCGGGAAGGCGCAGATCAAGCGTTTCTGGCGCGGGGAGAAGATCAATCGATGGTTTTAGGTTGAACGCCGATTCCTCCAAGCGTTTGATCGCCTCAATCGGCTGAGCGGCGGTCTGCAACTTCTGGCGCATCCCGCGAATTTCCTTGCGCAGATCCTCCAATTCCCGATCCGCAATGCGGCGGGCAGTGGCAAGCGTATCGCGCTGCTCGCGTTCCACCTCGTCTAGCCGCTGGCGCAGTTCGCGGACAAGCCCATCAGCTTTCTCTTGTTGGGCAACAGCCGCATTGCGGGCGTTGCGCGTTTCCTCACGGGTGCGTTGCAGTTCGTCCAGCAGATCGTCCGCAATCAGGTCTTCCGTCCCTACCATCGCCCGCGCCCGCTCAATAATTGCCTCTGGCAAGCCGATCCGTTTGGCAATGGCAAGGGCATTCGAGCGTCCCGGTATTCCAACAACGAGACGGTACGTTGGACGCAGCGTTTGAACATCAAATTCAACAGAGGCGTTGCGAACTCCCTTGTAGGATTGGCTGAAGATTTTCAGTTCGGGGTGATGCGTCGTCACCAGCGTCGTCACACCCCGTTCGAGGAGGTCAATCAGGATCGCCCGCGCCAACGCCGACCCTTCTGCTGGGTCTGTTCCCGCCCCCAGTTCGTCCAAGATTACCAGAGAACGCCGTGATGCCTCATTCAGAATATGGATAATATTCGTCATGTGCGAACTAAAGGTGGAGAGGGATTGCTCAATGCTTTGTTCGTCGCCAATATCGGCGTAAATGGCGTCAAAAACGGAGAGTTCCGCCCCGTCGTTGGCGGGGATGTGCAGCCCACATTGTGCCATAAGGATGAGCAGCCCCGTCGTTTTCAGGGCGACGGTCTTTCCGCCTGTGTTGGGTCCGGTAATCACCAGCGCATAGGTTTGGGGGTCAAGAGCGAGGTCAAGGGGGACGACAGTGCGGGGGTTCAAGAGTGGGTGTCGCGCCCCCTCAAGACGGATGGTGCCGCCCGGATGTTTATCGTCGTGGGTGATTTCGGTGATGTCGCGGAAGTCTACCAAACGGGGGGCGGTTGCTTTCAGGCTGAGCGCGTAGCGGGCTTTGGCGAAGATCATGTCGAGTTCTGCCAAGCCTTCAACGGTGGCGATGATGTACTCCACCTCCCCTGCCACAATCTCCGAAATATCCCGTAAAATCCGCCGAATTTCGTCTTCCTCGGCAAGCTCTAGTTCGCGAACGGCGTTGTTTAATTCCACCGTTGCCAACGGCTCAATAAAGAGAGTTGCCCCGCTGGAGGAGCTATCATGGACGATGCCGGGAATACGCCCCTTAAACTCCGCCCGCAAGGGGACGACATAACGCCCGTTGCGTTGGGTGACAAGCTGCTCTTGAAGGTATTTCGCATTATTGGAATTCGTGATCAGGCTGTTCAGTTTCGCTTGGAGGCGTTCGGAGGCGATGCGCATGTCCCGACGAATCAGCGCCAGTTTGGGCGAGGCACTGTCATAGATGCTGCCGTTGTCATCAATGGCGCGGCTGATCTCACCCTGTAAGCCGGCGCATTCTTCCAAGCGTTCGGCAATGCCCCCCAACGCCGAAAATTGGTGGCGCAGCCGCCCTAGTGTCCGTTTTAGGGTCGTGGCGCGGCGGAGCGTCCCGCGAATGTCAAGGAGCATCTGCGGCTCAAGGACAATCCCGCGTGTGGCTTGAACGGCTGCCTCACGGACATCCCGCGCCCCGCCTAGCGTAATGTCCGATTTCGCTTCAAGGAGCGTGCGTGCCTCTGTTGTCTGCTGCTGCCAATCACGCACCTCCCGAATATCCGCCGAGGGGCGCAAGGCGCGGATCAGTTCAGCGCCCGCAGAAAAGCTGCTATGGGCGGCGAGTTGGTCTAAGATTTTCGGCAGTTCCAAGACATGCGCCGATTTTTCGTCCATCATCAACCCTGTGACTGTCACCACGTTGACCCTTTGTGACCCCTAAAAACCTTTTCAGAATTCGCTCAGTATTCCAGAGGAACGAAGGCTTGGCAAGGGGGAATATCTTTTCACAAGACATTTTCATAAAAAGAGAGTGTAGCGCAGAGCGCGTAAAAGGGGACAGATAGACTTGAAGGATACAGCAGCAGCCAGTCATATAGCTACCTATTAAGTTACATACAGACCATCCCCCCTACTTAGCCCTTTCCGCCCACTTAGCTCACCATCCTGCCGCATCTGTACGCTGCTACCATGCCCACAGGTCATCTCCCATTCAAATGCTCTTTTTACCCACCTATGCCCCCTCGCTCAATCCCCTTGAAAAACTCTGCGCCGGCTTCGCCAAACCGTGCTTCACCTGCATCGGTTAGCTGAGGCTTGGTCGGAACTCAAGCAGCGTCTCCTAGACTTTATGTCCCAAGTTCAAACCGGTTCGCCTGATCTGCTTCGTTATGTCGGTTTATTGCCTTACTAACTCACCTTACGCAGTTGGGTTTGTTCACCCCGTATTCGTCGAAAGGGGCAGTTTGAGGGGGGCTTCCCCCTCAAAAAAGTGCATTCCCCTCTCCCGCCACGCGAGAGAGGGGGTTAGGGGGTGAGGGTCTGTGCGTAAGGTGAGTTACTAATTTGTTAAAGAGCTTTAGCGGCGGGATCATGCGTTATTCCGCGTTTTCCTTGTGTTGGTACTTAGTGGCATAGGGCGCACAATAACGATAAATCAGTGCGCCCCAACAATGCCCATGCACGCTGCCCCTCGCCTCTTGCAAGCGAGGGAGTAGGTTACTTGTCGTTCAGCGCCACAACGCCCGGAAGCGCCTGCCCTTCTAGCAGTTCCAAACTTGCCCCCCCGCCCGTTGAGATGTGCGTGAGCATGTCCTCTAACCCTGCCTGACTGACCGCCGCCGCCGAATCCCCCCCGCCGATGATCGTCAGCGCCCCGCGTGGGGTCAGCCCCGCCAAGACTTGCGCAATACTGTTCGTCCCATGCGCAAAACTCGGCATCTCGAAAACGCCCATCGGTCCGTTCCAGACAATTGTCTTGGCATCGACAAGGATGGTGATGAATTTGGCGACAGACTTCGGTCCAATATCGAGGATTTGCCAGCCCTCTGGCACATCAGCGCTGGTGGGGGCGATTTTCGTCTGCGCGTCGTTTTTGAAGGCATCGGCGATCACCGCGTCTACGGGCAGAACGAGCTTTCCGCCAGCTTTGGCAAGCAGCCCCTTTGCCGTCTCCACTGCCTCTGCCTCAACGAGTGATTTTCCCATCGCCCGCCCTTGCGCAGCGAAAAAGGTGTTCGCCATCCCGCCCCCAATGAGGACGTGATCGGCTTTGCTCAGCAGCGCCTCGATCACCTTGATTTTGTCGGAAACCTTCGCCCCGCCGAGGATCGCCACAAGGGGGCGCTTCGGGTTTTCCAGCGCTGTTGCCAGATAATCTAGTTCCTTTTCCATCAGCAGACCGGCAACAGCGGGGAGCAGCTTCGCCACCGCCTCCGTAGAGCTATGCGCCCGATGCGCCGACCCAAAGGCATCGTTCACAAAGATATCCCCATAACGGGCAAATTTCTTCGCCAACTCAGGATCATTTTTCGTTTCGCCGGGGAAAAAGCGGGTGTTCTCTAGCAGAATCACGCTGCCCTCGGCGGCATTATCCGCCTGCTTGTAGCTCGTTTCGGCAAAGGGGTCTTCAAGGAATACCACCGCTTGCTGAAGTAATTTCTGGAGCGCCTGCGCCACCGGACGCATGGAGAATTTTGGATCGGGGACGCCATCTTTCGGGCGTCCGAGGTGGCTCATCAGAACGACAGAACGGGGATTCTGCGCCAGGATTGCCTTCAGTGTCGGAAGGGCAGCGGTGATGCGCGTATCGTCGGTGATCTTCCCATCTTCCAGCGGGACGTTGAAATCAACCCGCACAAGGACGCGCTTTCCACCGAGGGCAAGATCGCGAATTGTTTTTTTATTCATAGGGTATGACCTTTCATCAGGGGTAGAGGGGCAAAACGACTCTCAAAACGCCACCCCCTTTGCCGCACTAGGGGGAAAGGGGGTGGGAGGGTTGGGGCTGCGCTCTGCCTATCGCGGCTTAGAGCATCTTCCCCATCAAAATCATCAGATCGGCGCAGCGCACCGAATAGCCCCATTCGTTGTCATACCAGGTCATGACCTTGATCATCGTCTCGCTCATCACTTGGGTGAACTCGGCATCGACGATGCTGGAGTGGGGGTTGCCCTTGAAATCCACCGAGACCATCGGATCATCGGCAACGGCAAGAATGCCCTTCATCGGACCCGCCGCTGCCTCGCGGAAGGCGGCGATCAGTTCGTCCTTCTTCACCGGCTTTTCCACCTCTGCCACAAAGTCTACAAGGGAGACGGTCGGCGTCGGAACGCGCAGGGCGATTCCATCAAATTTCCCCTTCAATTCGGGGATGACCAGAGAGATCGCTTTTGCCGCACCGGTGCTGGTGGGGATGATGCTCAGCGCGGCGGAACGGGCGCGGCGCAAATCCTTATGAGGCAGGTCAAGGATTTTCTGATCGTTTGTATAGCTGTGAACTGTCGTCATGAGGGCGCGTTTGATCGTGTATTTGTCGTTCACGATCTTGGCGGCGGGGGCAAGGCAGTTTGTCGTACAGGAAGCGTTGGAGACGATGTGATGCTTTGCCGAGTCGTATTTGTCATGGTTCACACCCATGACAATGGTGATGTCCTCACCCTTTGCCGGAGCGCTGATGATCACCTTCTTTGCCCCGCCCGCAAGGTGCGCCTTTGCCTTGTCGCCGTCGGTGAAAATGCCCGTGCTTTCAAGGACAATATCGACGCCGATGTCTCCCCATGGAATTTTCGCCGGGTCTTTTTCGGCATAGGCACGGATTTCATCACCATCGACAATGAGTGATTTCTCGGTTGCCTCGATGCTGCCTGGGTAAATCCCATAGCTGGAGTCGTAGCGGAACAGATGCGCCATCGTGGGGAGGTCACCGAGGTCGTTAAAGGCAACCACATCCACCTCTTTCCCATACTTATCGCGGATTGCCCGCAACACCTGACGCCCAATGCGTCCAAAGCCGTTAATGCCTACACGAATCGCCATGATAAGAAACTCCTGATTACAGGTAGATCGGACACACCGTTAGGTTAGAACAATTGGTAGATGAATGGAGACATGGCGCTGCCGCTTGTCACGCCCAAAAGAAGAAGCCCAATGATGAGGAAAACCGGCATAAACCCCGGAAAGAGCAAGAGCAATAAAAACAAAAGCCATGTTGCCATTGTGTACCATCCTTGTTTAACGGAAGCGAGTATACCACGACGCCATTTAGAAGGGATGGCGATCTTACGCCCCTTTCCGTGACATTCCTCACCTGCGCCCTTAAACCTGCCGACACAGCGTGCCAGAATCAATGGGTTCGTTTTTTTGCCCAAAGACGGCAGAACGGCGGGATTAAGGGTATGCTTACCTCCACAGACAACGGTGTACCGCGTACCCTGCTATCCTAAAGTATCGTCACAGGTTCGCCACTATGCACGGTTTTCCTTTTGCCCTTCTCGGTTTTGCCTTCGGCGTGCTGCTCAATGTGCTGGCGGATTATCTGGCGGCACGGCGACACTATCAGACCGCCAAAAACAGCCCCTTCAGCACGCTGAAACCCACCCCGCCGCACCTCCGCCCCCGTTGGGATGACGGGCACACCGCCCCTCTCTATGCATGGTCGGAAGTTGTCGGCGCTCTGCGGGGGAAAACCCCCTTTCATCCCCCGCGCCATGTGCGTCGCCTTGCGGTGGAAGTGGGCATGGCGGCGCTCTGGTGGGGGCTGGCGGTGGGCTATGGTGAGCGCCCTTTCTTCCCTTTTTACCTCCTCTACAGCGCTGTTTTTGTCCTCTGCGTGGTCAGCGATATTGAACAGCGTTGGCTCTATGACGAGGGGCTGATGGTGGGGGCGCTTGCGGCTGTGATCGAGGCGCTCTTTGTCCAGCGGCTGCCCTTTCAAGAGATGCTTGGGGGTGGAATTCTCGCCGCGTTGGTCGCCTATGCTGTCTATCTCGGCGGCATTCTCTTTGGGGTCGTCTTAGGGCGGCGCGGAAACGCCGTCGGGCGGACGATTTTCGGCTTTGGCGATGTGAAACTGGCGGCGGTGGGCGGGCTGCTTTTAGGGACGAATGCCTTTGGCATGGCGCTTCTGCTGGCAGGGATAAGCGCTGGCATGGCGGCGCTGGCGGTGATCATCCGCCGCTGGTTGAGCAAACGAAAGGGGCGGCGCTTCAGCGCCATTCCCTATGCGCCCCATTTGGTGCTAGGCATTGCCCTCGTCTTGTACATGCCCGATCTCGCCCTAACCATCTTATGGACGATTGTTTCGCTGGTGTGAGCGCAGCAAAGGCATAACACCCCGCTGACCATGAAAGGAATGAATGACTGATGTCCCAAACAAGACCCCCCTCGGCGGCAGCCCCTCTGAAGGTGATACAGGTTGGTATTGGCAACATGGGAGATGTCTGGCTGCAAACAGTGCGGCAGTCAGCTAATGTGGTATTTTCAGGCTTTGTTGAGGTGAATTCGGCAATTGCTGAGCAGCAAGCCGCCCGCTATGACTTGGATCGATCCACCATCTTTGATTCACTGGACAAAGCGCTGGCAAACGTCGAGGCAGAGGCGATCATTGATGTTGCCCCGCCGCAGTTCCGCAAACCCATTGCCCTCACCGCCTTCGCCAAAGGGCTGCCCGTCTTGGCGGAAAAGCCCCTCGGCGAATCCTATGCGGATGCGTTGGCAATTGCCGAACAGTCCGCCGCCACAGGTCTGCTGCACCTCACTGCCCAGAACTACCGCTACAACGCCCAAGTTCAAACCATGAAACAGATTCTTGATTCTGGCGTGCTTGGGGCAATTGGCTTTATCACGGTGGATTATTACAAGGGTCCGCGTTTCGGCGGCTTTCGCGCTGAGATGCGCTACCCCTTGATCGTTGATATGGCGATCCACCACTTCGACATGATGCGTTACCTGATTGGCAAAGAGCCGCAGTCTGTCTATGGGCGCAGTTGGCGTCCGGCATGGGGCTGGAATCGCGGGGAGGATTCCGCCGCGCTCTCCTTTGCCTTTGCTGGCGGGGTGATCGTTTCCTACACCGGATCGTGGGCGTCCGAGGTGAAAACGACGCCATGGAACGGCAATTGGCGCATTGAGTGTGAACGGGGGGTACTCTCGCTAGAGGACGACACCGTGTTCATTGCCATGCGTCCGACGGGGGAAGGTCAGGAAGGTCAGCCCGCTAGCGAAAGGAAAGAAATCCCCTTGTTGGTGCTGCCTTACAGCGGACA from Anaerolineales bacterium carries:
- a CDS encoding exopolysaccharide biosynthesis protein; this encodes MSVQFQDTKMSLSATLESIATEVSEGEGEITVRQLLALVGEQGLILFIMILTIPFLTPLPLPGISTVFGAIIMLISVGIILNRVPWLPAFLMKRAVKREQLIPVLKRGAALIHRIEGLIRPRLLGLSGSSAVNRLNGLMLFAGGVLLILPLPVLPLSNFLPGWGLLLLGAGILQRDGYFIAVGWVLNIITFLYFAAVAVAVLVAGGSILQLIREPAAATITPTPGVFFDLLRGLLRF
- a CDS encoding RtcB family protein; this translates as MNGHDLLTLGFPEGKIIGLALRAVSKAAEDGTPEMDIRRTLEALLNDPTSYGDDPLYGEVARLLIDYMTPSAQPNLQTYAPYAIWGKQGIDPGAITQMERAVRLPISVRGALMPDAHVGYGLPVGGVLATHNAVIPYAVGVDIACRMRLTIFDTTPHIMEQKRDKFRKLLETLTCFGTGQTWDTPRHHPVMDDPVWREHSLIGRFKDTAWKQLGTSGSGNHFVEFGSLSVNEPFALPSGQELATGKYLALLSHSGSRRLGFEIANHYTEIAMNKWASLPKDYQHLAWLDLNSGAGEEYWVAMELAGRYASANHAIIHEQIIDALRFDVLGGVENHHNFAWKEIIEGQTLIVHRKGATPAGEGFLGVIPGSMIAPGYVVRGRGKAESLFSAAHGAGRKMSRREAFGRFDWDALKRNLKRQNVELLSAGLDEAPGAYKDIEQVMAAQADLVTTLAEFQPRMVKMDGSTGKNYAPED
- a CDS encoding SDR family oxidoreductase, encoding MTKLAHTKYSSGFSGVTFDLKGKVALVTGAGEGVGRALALRLAAAGAAVGVNDINPDRADALAETITNAGGRALPWAADISNKFQMAGFIETMRDSFTHLHLFVNAAGVLRASSFLKLDDYDWRRILEVNLTAAFYGMQLAGRVMAEEGGGAILNLASVYGLARTRPNQAAYVASKAGLIALTRQAAGELAPLKVRVNALCVAEIEEDGAESTPTNPMQRLGTPDEAAAMGIFLLSEAASFITGQAVCVDGGLSGG
- a CDS encoding FHA domain-containing protein, translating into MLVSGVPAETSTFIRTGKTKDLPAQPPGIATGSLSAPQHPNAVSLYIANTSTPLVLYIPDQVVLGRYTANQNSSMPLADLTPYKAYGYGVSRQHALLKRTGKGLCVEDLASANGTFLNGTRLPPNAPTLIHKGDRLTLGQLEMEIYLSEG
- a CDS encoding endonuclease MutS2 → MVTVTGLMMDEKSAHVLELPKILDQLAAHSSFSAGAELIRALRPSADIREVRDWQQQTTEARTLLEAKSDITLGGARDVREAAVQATRGIVLEPQMLLDIRGTLRRATTLKRTLGRLRHQFSALGGIAERLEECAGLQGEISRAIDDNGSIYDSASPKLALIRRDMRIASERLQAKLNSLITNSNNAKYLQEQLVTQRNGRYVVPLRAEFKGRIPGIVHDSSSSGATLFIEPLATVELNNAVRELELAEEDEIRRILRDISEIVAGEVEYIIATVEGLAELDMIFAKARYALSLKATAPRLVDFRDITEITHDDKHPGGTIRLEGARHPLLNPRTVVPLDLALDPQTYALVITGPNTGGKTVALKTTGLLILMAQCGLHIPANDGAELSVFDAIYADIGDEQSIEQSLSTFSSHMTNIIHILNEASRRSLVILDELGAGTDPAEGSALARAILIDLLERGVTTLVTTHHPELKIFSQSYKGVRNASVEFDVQTLRPTYRLVVGIPGRSNALAIAKRIGLPEAIIERARAMVGTEDLIADDLLDELQRTREETRNARNAAVAQQEKADGLVRELRQRLDEVEREQRDTLATARRIADRELEDLRKEIRGMRQKLQTAAQPIEAIKRLEESAFNLKPSIDLLPAPETLDLRLPEDDAPKYRLGERVWVLPLKAEGEVTEVTASDIEVAVGRLRVRAKLDEVERRGESERKEKARENRSERGASPGLELDLRGARVEDALEKVDGYLDAAYMAGLPFVRIIHGKGTGALRKAIRDVLHAHPLVSKYTRGEEKEGGDGVTVVNLVPPG
- a CDS encoding phosphoglycerate kinase, coding for MNKKTIRDLALGGKRVLVRVDFNVPLEDGKITDDTRITAALPTLKAILAQNPRSVVLMSHLGRPKDGVPDPKFSMRPVAQALQKLLQQAVVFLEDPFAETSYKQADNAAEGSVILLENTRFFPGETKNDPELAKKFARYGDIFVNDAFGSAHRAHSSTEAVAKLLPAVAGLLMEKELDYLATALENPKRPLVAILGGAKVSDKIKVIEALLSKADHVLIGGGMANTFFAAQGRAMGKSLVEAEAVETAKGLLAKAGGKLVLPVDAVIADAFKNDAQTKIAPTSADVPEGWQILDIGPKSVAKFITILVDAKTIVWNGPMGVFEMPSFAHGTNSIAQVLAGLTPRGALTIIGGGDSAAAVSQAGLEDMLTHISTGGGASLELLEGQALPGVVALNDK
- the gap gene encoding type I glyceraldehyde-3-phosphate dehydrogenase gives rise to the protein MAIRVGINGFGRIGRQVLRAIRDKYGKEVDVVAFNDLGDLPTMAHLFRYDSSYGIYPGSIEATEKSLIVDGDEIRAYAEKDPAKIPWGDIGVDIVLESTGIFTDGDKAKAHLAGGAKKVIISAPAKGEDITIVMGVNHDKYDSAKHHIVSNASCTTNCLAPAAKIVNDKYTIKRALMTTVHSYTNDQKILDLPHKDLRRARSAALSIIPTSTGAAKAISLVIPELKGKFDGIALRVPTPTVSLVDFVAEVEKPVKKDELIAAFREAAAGPMKGILAVADDPMVSVDFKGNPHSSIVDAEFTQVMSETMIKVMTWYDNEWGYSVRCADLMILMGKML
- a CDS encoding prepilin peptidase; this encodes MHGFPFALLGFAFGVLLNVLADYLAARRHYQTAKNSPFSTLKPTPPHLRPRWDDGHTAPLYAWSEVVGALRGKTPFHPPRHVRRLAVEVGMAALWWGLAVGYGERPFFPFYLLYSAVFVLCVVSDIEQRWLYDEGLMVGALAAVIEALFVQRLPFQEMLGGGILAALVAYAVYLGGILFGVVLGRRGNAVGRTIFGFGDVKLAAVGGLLLGTNAFGMALLLAGISAGMAALAVIIRRWLSKRKGRRFSAIPYAPHLVLGIALVLYMPDLALTILWTIVSLV